Proteins encoded in a region of the Chiloscyllium punctatum isolate Juve2018m chromosome 16, sChiPun1.3, whole genome shotgun sequence genome:
- the LOC140487035 gene encoding C-type natriuretic peptide prohormone-like yields MSGQMSFYCGLFLVFLIQAQARPRTDDSIQTLSRLLEDEYGQYFPSDELNNEAQEISPGASVSEFNADLSDLELPWDREAREMERQPTHQEAVLDRILKDLRSGILRENNSKKKKSKKSRPCFGVKLDRIGAMSNLGC; encoded by the exons ATGAGCGGACAAATGAGTTTCTACTGCGGGCTCTTTCTTGTGTTCCTGATCCAAGCCCAAGCTAGACCAAGAACAGATGATAGCATCCAG ACCTTATCCAGACTTTTGGAAGATGAATACGGGCAGTACTTTCCCTCAGACGAGCTGAACAATGAGGCACAAGAGATATCGCCAGGCGCTTCCGTTTCAGAATTCAACGCTGACCTGTCCGATTTGGAGCTTCCCTGGGATCGCGaagccagagagatggagaggcagCCTACCCACCAGGAAGCAGTCCTGGACCGTATCCTGAAAGATCTCCGCAGTGGAATTCTGCGGGAAAATAATTCAAAGAAGAAAAAAAGTAAGAAATCACGGCCCTGCTTCGGAGTGAAACTGGACAGAATCGGGGCTATGAGTAATCTGGGCTGTTAG